TTCCTTCGGTCGGAGAGACGGGTGCGGTCGGTACGGGGCGGGGCGCCCGCGCCCGGTGCCCGCGCCCCGTCACCGTAGTCCGCCGCGCGGTCCCTCCCGCGGCAGCCCCCACAGGACGGGGCCACGCGGCCCGGGGTGCGGGGAGTTCCCCCGGGCCGCGCGGTCCCGGGTCAGCCGCGGCGCACGGTGAACTCCGCCCGGCGTACGCGCAGTACCGTGCGACCGCCCTCTGTAGAGGTACGCGCGCCGTCGCACCGCGCCGCGCCCTCCACCACGACCACCGATTCCCCGCCGGGAGCGCCGAGCGCGCGGAAGGTCGCCCGGCCGTCGGCGGCGCCGGTGAGTTCCGCCGTCGCGTACGCGATGCGCAGACCGCCCGCGGTCAGCCCGAGCGGCAGGATCGCCGCCGTACGACCGGGCAGGTGCAGCTTCTCGCCGCCGAAGAGGGGCTTGCCGTTCTCCGTGACGGTGAAGTCCTGGTCGTAGCCCGAGGAGACGTTGAAGGCGTGCAGCAGCCGTCCGCGCTCGTCGTCCGCCGTCGTCAGCAGGAAGACTCCCGGATCGCTCGCGCTGTGCCGGATGACGGGGGCGGCGTCCAGGGCGCGGAAGGCACGTTCCCAGAAGGTGAGGTCGCACTGGTAGTCGGTGGTGATCACGACGGCCCGCCCCTTCCCGAGCGGGATGTCGAAGCCGCAGCCCTTGCCCGTGGACAGTTCGCGCAGCACCGTCGCACCTCGCGAGGGCTCGCACAACTGGGTGCGTGACAGCCGTACTTCGGGCAGCGGCGCCGCCCAGCCGTGCGCGGTGACCGAGAGCCAGAAGCGGTTCGCGTCGGTGAGCGTGGTCCCGGCCTTGAGGCCCAGCGCGTCCGCGAGGACGGTGCAGCTCTTGTCGGCCATGTCCTTGACCGGCAGCCTCCCGGACAGCAGCAGCTTGCCGCCCGCCTCCGTGTAGCGGACCAGGCGCCGCTGAAGTTCGGCCCCCAGGTGCTCGCCCGTGGCCAGCGCGAGCACCGGTACGGTCTTCGGGTCGAGATCGCCCGCCTGAAGGTTCACGCTGCGGTAGCGGAAGCCGCCGAGGAGCATCGCGCGGGCCAGGGAGCCGCGCGGGCCAGCACCGCGCGTGTTCACCGCCTCGTCCAGCACGCGCTGTACGGAGGCGAGCTTCGGCGGGTGGTACTCGGTCAGATAGTGATCGGGTACGAAGCCGAGCACGACGTCGTCGTACGTCGTGCGCATCGGCGCGAGGACGTCGGCCAGACCGCCCATCGCGCGCACCGTCTGCCGCGTCGGCTCGTAGCTGACCCCCGCCCGGCCCTCCGGATCGACCGGTGCGGCGAAGCCGTGCCGCTCGCCCGTGATGCCGATCCGGTCGTTCCCGTCGCCCGTCGGCTTGTCGAGCTTGGGGTTGAACCCGCCCGCGAACAGGTAGTAGTTGAGCATTTTGGCGCCCTGCGCGATACACAGCCGGGTCTTGAGATCGACGCCCGACGGGCTGGTCTGGCTGTCCAGGTTCTGACCGTAGTCGGCGTGGCCGGCGTCGAACTCCAGCGCCGTGACCGGCTGATCCTTGTCGTTGATCGCGTCCATGAAGGCGTTGATGAGATACAGGTCGGTAACATTGCGCAGGGTCAGGTCGCCGAGGTAGAAGTCCGCGCCGGAGATCGTCCCCTCGATCCCCCCGTAGGTCTCCATCAGCTGGCTGATGCCGATGGGGAACGGCTCGGCGCGGCTGTCGGAGGTGCCGTGGATGTTGATCACGAACGGGATGCCGGTGATCCCGTACTCCTCGGCGGCCGACCGCAGTTCGGTGACGTAGCGCGCGAAGCGGCCCCGCATGAAGCGGCCCAGATCGTGCATCAGGGCCGCGCCGTACGCCTCTTCCGGGTTACGGATCGCCTTGCGCCGCCCGGCCAGGTCCTCGCCCGTGAAGGGGTAGCGCTTGGCGAGCCCGTCGCCGTACTCCTCGCGCAGCCAGCCGTCGAAGTCGGCCGTCAAATGGTCGGTGAGGTCGGGTGAGTTGCTGACCCAGGCCAGCATCCCGATCTCGTTGTCGAGCTGGAGGGAGATGACGGGGCCGCCGTTGCTGTGCAGCCGCTTCGCGAGTACCGGCATGACCGCCGCGTACCAGTGGCGCATCTCCTTGAGGAACGCGGGCGCGAGGTAGTCGACGGTGGGTGTGGTGGCGGGAGCGTCGTTCCAGCCGGTGGAGACGATCTCGGGGTGGTCCTTCCGTACCCGCTCGGGGACGCCCTCGCCCTTCAACTCGGCCATGGTGAAGGGGCCGGGGCGGGCTATGAAGAGGAAGCCGTTGCGGTGGCAGAGGTCGATGAAGGCGCCGAGGTCGCGCTCGGGGCGGGTACGGCCGGTGACGTCGATGGTGCCGTCGGGCAGTTCGTGCCACATCCAGGGGATGTACGTGGCGATGGTGTTGAGGCCGGCGGCCTTGGCCTTGTCGAGCCTGGACTGCCAGTCCGCCTTCTTCAGCCTGAAGTAGTGGATCTCCCCGGCGAGTACGAGCGCGGGCTTGCCGCCGACGAGGATCTGCTTGTTCCGGTACGAGACCGCGCCGGCCGGGGCGGTGTCGCCGGGCGGCGCGGGGGCGACGGGGGCTGCCGGGGCGGCCACGGCTTCCTGTACGGACAGGCCCGCGGTGGCGAGCGTACCGAGGGCGGCCCCGCCCAGAACGGTGCGGCGGCGTGGGGCGGGGACATGCGTCATGGCGTCGTACTTCCTTGGGGGGAGAGCAGAACGGGGGGCGGCTCGACGGAGCTGGGGGCGGCATGTATGCGCTGTCTGTATGCGCATACATGCACCCTGGAGCAGGCCCCCACGGGCCACAAGAGTCCGCTTGATTACGCTTGGATAACGGGCGCGGCAGGCCGAAGCCCCCGCGCGACGCGGCCGACTCTCCTGAGGAGGGAGCCCTCCAGGAACCGGTGGGACCGGTCGGCCGGCACAAATCGCGCAGGTTGGGCGGGGCGGGGCGGTCAGCCGGCGAGGGCTCCCGTACGGCGCTCCGTCGTCGCGATCGTGGCCGAGCCGACCACGCGGGTGCCGTCGTACAGCACGATCGCCTGGCCCGGGGCCACGCCCCGTACGGCCTCCGCGAAGCTCACGTGCAGGGTGCCGTCGATCAGCTCGGCGGTGACCGCCGTCTCGTCTCCGTGGGCCCGCAGCTGCGCCGTGTAGGCGCCGGGGCCGGACGGGGCCGTGCCGCCGCACCAGCGGGGCCTGATGGCCGTCAGGGCGCCGACGTCGAGGGCGGCGACGGGGCCGACCGTCACGGTGTTGTCGACGGGCGAGATGTCCAGCACGTAGCGCGGCTTGCCGTCCGGTGCCGGGTGGCCGATCCGCAGGCCCTTGCGCTGGCCGATGGTGAAGCCGTGCGCGCCGTCGTGGGTGCCGACCTTGGACCCCGACTCGTCCACGATGTCCCCCTCGGCCTTGCCCAGTCGGGCGGCGAGGAAGCCCTGGGTGTCGCCGTCGGCGATGAAGCAGATGTCGTGGCTGTCGGGCTTCTTCGCGACGGCCAGGTCGCGGCGCTCGGCCTCCGCGCGGATCTCGTCCTTCGTGGTGAGGGTGTCGCCGAGCGGGAACATGGCGTGCGCGAGCTGGCGCTCGTCGAGCACGCCCAGTACGTACGACTGGTCCTTGGCCATGTCACTCGCGCGGTGCAGCTCACGGGCCCCGTCGGGGCCCGTGACGACCGTCGCGTAATGGCCGGTGCAGACGGCGTCGAAGCCCAGCGCGACGGCCTTGTCGAGCAGCGCCGCGAACTTGATCTTCTCGTTGCAGCGCAGGCAGGGGTTCGGGGTGCGGCCGGCCTCGTACTCGGCGATGAAGTCCTCGACGACATCCTCACGGAAGCGCTCGGCGAGGTCCCATACGTAGAAGGGGATACCGATCACGTCGGCGGCCCGTCGCGCGTCGCGCGAATCCTCGATGGTGCAGCAGCCCCGCGCGCCCGTACGGAACGACTGCGGGTTCGCGGAGAGCGCGAGGTGGACGCCGGTGACGTCGTGACCGGCTTCTACGGCGCGGGCGGCCGCGACGGCGGAGTCCACACCGCCGGACATGGCGGCGAGCACACGGAGGGGGCGCTGGGGTGTCTGAGTCATAGCCCCACAAGCGTAAGGGTGCCGGGGAACCAGAGTCGCGCGAGTATCCGTTGTCGGTCCATGGGCAAGAGGAAGCGGGGCGCCGCGAGCAGCGGTGCGGGCGGGGACACCTCCGGTGCGGAAGGCTCCGGCACGGGCGGGACACCGGTCGGGGAAGGACCGGGGATCGGGCGGCGCGGGCTGCTGATCGGCGGCGCGGCCGTGGTGGTGGGCGGCGGGGTGGCGGCGGTCCTGGCGGGTCAGGACCAGGCGACGCGGCTCTGGTACCGGGTGCCGGGGGTGGAGAAGCCGCGCAAGCCGGGTGAGCTGGATCACGCGGGCGCCGAGTGGGTGGCGGCGTCCTCGGCGAACTGGCGCCGGGCGGACCGGCCGGACGACTACACCGTGGACCGGGTGATCATCCATGTCGTGCAGGGCAGCTACAGCACGGCCCTCAAGGTCTTCAAGGACCCGGCGCACCAGGCGGCCACGCACTACGTGGTGCGCAAGGACGGGCATGTGGCGCAGATGATCCGTGAGCTGGACGTGGCGTACCAGGCGGGGAACCGCGCCTACAACGAACGCGGTGTCGGCATCGAGCACGAGGGGTTCGTGGACCGGCCGCAGGACTTCACGGACGCGATGTACCGCTCGTCGGCGCGGCTGACGGCGGGCATCTGTGAGCGGTACGGGATACCGGTCGACCGGAAGCACATCATCGGGCACGTGGAGGTGCCGGGGACGGACCACACGGATCCCGGGCCGCACTGGGACTGGGACCGCTACATGAAGCTGGTGCGGGCGGAGTTGGAGACGGTGGAGGCGGCGGGGTGAGCCCGCAGGGCCGTTCGCGGCTGCGGGCCGGGCTTGGTTGGTGCGAGGTTTCGTTGACCGGTGCCGCCCGGTGGTCGGGTTGTCCTCAATCGCCGGACGGGCTTAAGAGGTACCCGCCCGGCGACGGGACGGGCGCCTGTGGCGCCGCGCCTGGTGGTTGCGGTGGTGGCCGGGTGCCGCTTCGGGGTCATGCCCGGACGGCGTGATTTACGGCGCGTGCACCGCTCGTTGGACCCAGGGGACCCGGGTTTCCCACGCGCCACAAATCAGCCTGAGTGTCCGGCCACGACCCCTGCACGTCCCCCTTCCAACCCGCGGGAGACGGACGGCAGTCGCTCACCGTTGTGGTCGACGGCGTGAGGGGGGCGGGGTCGCAGGAGGGGTGTGTTCGGACACTCAGGCTGATTTGTGGCGCGTGAACAAGCAGGGTCAGCGGGTCCAACGAACGGGGCACGCGCCGTAAATCACGCCGTCCGGACATACCCCTCCGGAGACCCCGAACCCCGACCACGACCGACAACCGCAACCACCCCCAGCCCGGCCGGCGATTGAGGCCACAACGGCCCGCAGCCACAAACGCAGACGCAGACGCGGACAGCGCCTAGCTCAGCCCCGCCGTCCGCGCCCGTTCCACCGCCGGACCGATCGCCGAGGCGACCGCCGCGACATCGGCCTCCGTAGAGGTGTGGCCGAGGGAGAACCGCAGTGTGCCGCGCGCCAGTTCGGGGTCGGTGCCGGTGGCCAGCAGTACGTGGCTGGGCTGCGCGACCCCCGCCGTACAGGCCGATCCGGTCGAGCACTCGATGCCCTGCGCGTCCAACAGCAGGAGCAGGGAGTCGCCCTCGCAGCCGGGGAAACTGAAGTGGGCGTTGGCGGGGAGGCGGTCGACGGGGTCACCGCCGAGGACCGCGTCCGGCACGGCCTTGAGTACGGAGGCGATCAACTCGTCCCGCAGGGCTCCGATGTCGCGGGTGAACTCGCCCCGCCGTTCGGCGGCGAGCCGCCCCGCGACGGCGAACGCCGCGATCGCGGGGACGTCGAGGGTGCCCGAGCGCACGTGGCGTTCCTGGCCGCCGCCGTGCATGACGGGGACGGGGGTGTACTCACGGCCGAGAAGCAGCGCGCCGACGCCGTAGGGGCCGCCGATCTTGTGGCCGGTGACGGTCATCGCGGCGAGCCCGGACGCGGCGAAGTCGACCTCGGTCTGGCCGAAGGCCTGGACGGCGTCCGAGTGCAGCGGGACACCGAACTCGGCGGCCACCTCGGCGAGTTCCCGTACGGGGAGAATCGTGCCGATCTCGTTGTTCGCCCACATGACGGTGGCCAGCGCGACGTCGTCGGGGTCGCGTTCGATGGCCGCCCGCAAGGCCTCCGGAGAGACCCTGCCGTAGCGGTCGACGGGCAGGTACTCGACGTTCGCGCCCTCGTGCTCGCCGAGCCAGTCGACGGCGTCGAGGACGGCGTGGTGCTCCACGGGGCTGGCGAGCACGCGCGTCCTGGCCGGGTCGGCGTCACGGCGGGACCAGTAGAGGCCCTTCACCGCGAGGTTGTCGGCCTCCGTACCGCCGGAGGTGAAGACGACCTCGCTGGGCCGCGCGCCGAGGGATTCGGCGAGCTCTTCGCGCGCCTCCTCGACGGTACGCCGGGCCCGCCGCCCGGCGGCGTGCAACGAGGACGCGTTCCCGACATCGGCGAACCGTGCGGTCATCGCCTCGATCGCCTCGGGAAGCATCGGGGTGGTCGCGGCGTGGTCGAGATAGGCCATGGTGCTGACGATTCTACGAGCCGCGCCGGGCGCGGATCGCCGTGGGCACGGGTGCGGATCGCCGTGGACGGGGGTGACGGCGGCGCGGGGCCGCCCCGGAGGGTGCACGCGGCCCGGTCCGGCCCCTGGTGGGGCGGCAGGAACGGCTGTACCCGCCACGTGAATGATGGCGGCAGGACCGGTCGCAGCAGGAGAGCAGAGATGTTCGTCACCGCCGGGCCGGATCGGCGGTTCGACACCCGGACCACCGGCGACGAGCGCGCGATGCTCATGGACTCTCTCGGCGCCCGGCGGGCCACGCGGTGCGTCATGTCCGGGCAGGACGCGCCGCCCCGGTTCTCAGACGGCGCGGTCCCCGATCCGGACGTGGTCGCCGCCCCGTGGGAGACCTGGGGCGCGGAGGTGGCCTTCGCCGACCGCTTCGTCGCGGCGGCGCCCGGCCCGGACATCGTGGGCGAGGAGTACGCCCGGCACAACGGCCACGCCGGTCTGCTCCGCGAACGGATCGACGGGGCGCGGGGCCTGTGACCCGTCGCGGGCGCCCTCACGCACCGGTGCTCAGGGGGAATGTCAGACCCGGGAATTAGCCTGGGGCGCATGGATGGATGGACTCTCGACCGCACGTTCAACAGCTCCTCCGGTGAGGTCCGGTGGGCCGTCCTCGGGCCCGAAGAGTCTGTTGAGCTAGTCGACGGGCCGCCGGTCGTGCTGCTGCACGGGACGGCCTTCTCGTCGTACGTGTGGCGGGGCGTCGCGCGGGCCCTCGCGGGGCGGCACCGGGTGTACGTGTGGGACATGCCCGGATTCGGCGCGTCGGAGATGCGGCAGGGGCAGGACGTGTCGCTGGACGCGCAGGCGAGGGTCTTCGGCGAACTGCTGGCGCACTGGGGGCTGGAGCGGCCCGCCGTCGTCGCGCACGACTTCGGGGGGTGCGTCGCCCTGCGCGCGACGCTGCTGCACGGCGCGGTGTACGAACGGCTGGCCCTCGTGGATCCCGTGGCGCTCGCGCCGTGGGGCTCGCCCACGTACCGGCTGCTCGGCGAACACGGCGACGTCTTCTCGCGGTTGCCCGCCGGCCTGCACCGCGCGCTCCTGCGGGAGTACGTTGGCTCGGCCAGCCACCCCGGCCTGCGCGCCGACATCCTGGACGCGCTGGTGGAGCCGTGGTGCACGGAGGAGGGGCGGGCCGCGTTCTACCGACAGATCGCGCAGAACGACCAGCGTTTCACGGACGAGATCGAGGGCCGTTACGGCGAGTTGGACCTGCCGGTGCTGATCTGCTGGGGCGAGGAGGACACCTGGATCCCGCCGGCGAAGGGCCGGCAGCTCGCCGGGCTGATCCCCGGTGCCGAGCTGCGTCCGGTCGCGGGCGCGGGCCATCTCGTACAGGAGGACGCCCCCGCCGAACTCACCCTGGCGCTGGGCGACTTCCTCCGTACAGCTCCATGACCGCGGCGACGGCCCCGCGCGCACGCGGCGCCAGGTCACCGCGCCCCGGGCACCCTGGCTTCCCTTGGTGCCCTGGCCAGTTGGCGGGACTGGGCGACCAGCCGGTCCGCGCTGTCCCAGACGTCGGCGTCCTCCTCCAGATAGCCGCCCGCCAGGTTCCGCGTGGTCACGAAGACCCGCAGCGGTCCGGGCGCAGGGCGGCACCGGATGTGCGTGGTCAGTTCGACCGTCGGGGTCCAGCCGGTGAGCCCGAGGTCGAAGGCGGTCGGCGGGAACGCGTCGACCGTCAGCAGCAGGGAGAGCGGGTCGGGCTCGCGCGGGTCGGCCAGCGAGAACCAGCCGCGCACCTCGCCCTTACCCGACGGCTCGCCTACCGCCCAGCCGGTGGTCTCGGGATCCAGCTTGACCACCACGCGCCGGGTGAAGCCGGAGTCGGCGGGGAAGGCGGCCGGGCCGTCCTCCGTACCCAGGCACTCCTCGGCGGGCGGCAGTGTGGGCGGCTTCACGGAGGTGCGGACGTCGTCGCTGAGGGTGTCCAGCGCGCCGTACGCCGCGAGGACCCGGACGCGTTCGACCTCCGTGCCGTCGGGCTCGTACTGGAAGAGCGACGCCTGGCCGGTGGCGAGGGTGCGCCCGCCGCGTACGGTCTCGGTGCGCACGACG
This window of the Streptomyces niveus genome carries:
- a CDS encoding beta-galactosidase is translated as MTHVPAPRRRTVLGGAALGTLATAGLSVQEAVAAPAAPVAPAPPGDTAPAGAVSYRNKQILVGGKPALVLAGEIHYFRLKKADWQSRLDKAKAAGLNTIATYIPWMWHELPDGTIDVTGRTRPERDLGAFIDLCHRNGFLFIARPGPFTMAELKGEGVPERVRKDHPEIVSTGWNDAPATTPTVDYLAPAFLKEMRHWYAAVMPVLAKRLHSNGGPVISLQLDNEIGMLAWVSNSPDLTDHLTADFDGWLREEYGDGLAKRYPFTGEDLAGRRKAIRNPEEAYGAALMHDLGRFMRGRFARYVTELRSAAEEYGITGIPFVINIHGTSDSRAEPFPIGISQLMETYGGIEGTISGADFYLGDLTLRNVTDLYLINAFMDAINDKDQPVTALEFDAGHADYGQNLDSQTSPSGVDLKTRLCIAQGAKMLNYYLFAGGFNPKLDKPTGDGNDRIGITGERHGFAAPVDPEGRAGVSYEPTRQTVRAMGGLADVLAPMRTTYDDVVLGFVPDHYLTEYHPPKLASVQRVLDEAVNTRGAGPRGSLARAMLLGGFRYRSVNLQAGDLDPKTVPVLALATGEHLGAELQRRLVRYTEAGGKLLLSGRLPVKDMADKSCTVLADALGLKAGTTLTDANRFWLSVTAHGWAAPLPEVRLSRTQLCEPSRGATVLRELSTGKGCGFDIPLGKGRAVVITTDYQCDLTFWERAFRALDAAPVIRHSASDPGVFLLTTADDERGRLLHAFNVSSGYDQDFTVTENGKPLFGGEKLHLPGRTAAILPLGLTAGGLRIAYATAELTGAADGRATFRALGAPGGESVVVVEGAARCDGARTSTEGGRTVLRVRRAEFTVRRG
- the mnmA gene encoding tRNA 2-thiouridine(34) synthase MnmA, which gives rise to MTQTPQRPLRVLAAMSGGVDSAVAAARAVEAGHDVTGVHLALSANPQSFRTGARGCCTIEDSRDARRAADVIGIPFYVWDLAERFREDVVEDFIAEYEAGRTPNPCLRCNEKIKFAALLDKAVALGFDAVCTGHYATVVTGPDGARELHRASDMAKDQSYVLGVLDERQLAHAMFPLGDTLTTKDEIRAEAERRDLAVAKKPDSHDICFIADGDTQGFLAARLGKAEGDIVDESGSKVGTHDGAHGFTIGQRKGLRIGHPAPDGKPRYVLDISPVDNTVTVGPVAALDVGALTAIRPRWCGGTAPSGPGAYTAQLRAHGDETAVTAELIDGTLHVSFAEAVRGVAPGQAIVLYDGTRVVGSATIATTERRTGALAG
- a CDS encoding N-acetylmuramoyl-L-alanine amidase, which gives rise to MGKRKRGAASSGAGGDTSGAEGSGTGGTPVGEGPGIGRRGLLIGGAAVVVGGGVAAVLAGQDQATRLWYRVPGVEKPRKPGELDHAGAEWVAASSANWRRADRPDDYTVDRVIIHVVQGSYSTALKVFKDPAHQAATHYVVRKDGHVAQMIRELDVAYQAGNRAYNERGVGIEHEGFVDRPQDFTDAMYRSSARLTAGICERYGIPVDRKHIIGHVEVPGTDHTDPGPHWDWDRYMKLVRAELETVEAAG
- a CDS encoding cysteine desulfurase family protein → MAYLDHAATTPMLPEAIEAMTARFADVGNASSLHAAGRRARRTVEEAREELAESLGARPSEVVFTSGGTEADNLAVKGLYWSRRDADPARTRVLASPVEHHAVLDAVDWLGEHEGANVEYLPVDRYGRVSPEALRAAIERDPDDVALATVMWANNEIGTILPVRELAEVAAEFGVPLHSDAVQAFGQTEVDFAASGLAAMTVTGHKIGGPYGVGALLLGREYTPVPVMHGGGQERHVRSGTLDVPAIAAFAVAGRLAAERRGEFTRDIGALRDELIASVLKAVPDAVLGGDPVDRLPANAHFSFPGCEGDSLLLLLDAQGIECSTGSACTAGVAQPSHVLLATGTDPELARGTLRFSLGHTSTEADVAAVASAIGPAVERARTAGLS
- a CDS encoding DUF664 domain-containing protein, with translation MFVTAGPDRRFDTRTTGDERAMLMDSLGARRATRCVMSGQDAPPRFSDGAVPDPDVVAAPWETWGAEVAFADRFVAAAPGPDIVGEEYARHNGHAGLLRERIDGARGL
- a CDS encoding alpha/beta fold hydrolase; translated protein: MDGWTLDRTFNSSSGEVRWAVLGPEESVELVDGPPVVLLHGTAFSSYVWRGVARALAGRHRVYVWDMPGFGASEMRQGQDVSLDAQARVFGELLAHWGLERPAVVAHDFGGCVALRATLLHGAVYERLALVDPVALAPWGSPTYRLLGEHGDVFSRLPAGLHRALLREYVGSASHPGLRADILDALVEPWCTEEGRAAFYRQIAQNDQRFTDEIEGRYGELDLPVLICWGEEDTWIPPAKGRQLAGLIPGAELRPVAGAGHLVQEDAPAELTLALGDFLRTAP
- a CDS encoding thioesterase family protein; translated protein: MAQAAQTPTADNEFDRDTSVTLREPGVYDADLSEGWAILSAVNGGYLLAIVGRALSDALPHPDPFTVTAHYLTPSRPGPAVVRTETVRGGRTLATGQASLFQYEPDGTEVERVRVLAAYGALDTLSDDVRTSVKPPTLPPAEECLGTEDGPAAFPADSGFTRRVVVKLDPETTGWAVGEPSGKGEVRGWFSLADPREPDPLSLLLTVDAFPPTAFDLGLTGWTPTVELTTHIRCRPAPGPLRVFVTTRNLAGGYLEEDADVWDSADRLVAQSRQLARAPREARVPGAR